A part of Saimiri boliviensis isolate mSaiBol1 chromosome 11, mSaiBol1.pri, whole genome shotgun sequence genomic DNA contains:
- the PPIH gene encoding peptidyl-prolyl cis-trans isomerase H isoform X2 produces the protein MKIELFADVVPKTAENFRQFCTGEFRKDGVPIGYKGSTFHRVIKDFMIQGGDFVNGDGTGVASIYRGPFADENFKLRHSAPGLLSMANSGPSTNGCQFFITCSKCDWLDGKHVVFGKIIDGLLVMRKIENVPTGPNNKPKLPVVISQCGEM, from the exons ATGAAGATCGAGCTCTTTGCAGACGTTGTACCTAAGACGGCCGAGAACTTTAG GCAGTTCTGCACCGGAGAATTCAG AAAAGATGGGGTTCCAATAGGATACAAAGGAAGCACCTTCCACAG GGTCATAAAGGATTTCATGATTCAGGGTGGAGATTTTGTTAAT GGAGATGGTACTGGAGTCGCCAGTATTTACCGGGGGCCATTTgcagatgaaaattttaaacttagACACTCAGCTCCAGGCCTGCTTTCCATG GCAAACAGTGGTCCCAGTACAAATGGCTGTCAGTTCTTTATCACCTGCTCTAAGTGCGATTGGTTGGATGGgaagcatgtggtgtttg GAAAAATCATTGATGGACTTCTCGTGATGAGAAAGATTGAG AATGTTCCCACAGGCCCCAACAATAAGCCCAAGCTACCTGTGGTGATCTCACAGTGTGGGGAGATGTAG